The sequence below is a genomic window from Lentisphaerota bacterium.
CGGCTGCACGACATGGAGGTGGAACTGCACCGGCTCGCCGCCGCGGTCGACGCCGCCGCGGACGAGCCGGAGCGGGGGCGCCTGTTACGCCGGCTGGGCGACATGCAGTCGCAGTTCGAGCATGCCGGCGGTTACCAGTTGGAGACCCGCGTGAAGGCGGCCCTGGGCGGGCTGGGGTTCGCCGTGCCCGAATTCGACCGGCCCTTCATCACCTTCAGCGGCGGCTGGCGGATGCGCGCCGAGCTGGCGCGCATTCTCGCCTCCGTGCCCGGACTGCTGCTGCTGGACGAGCCGTCGAACTACCTCGATCTGCCCGCCGTCGAGTGGCTGCAGCGGTTTCTCCGCTCCTACGAGGGGACGCTGCTGCTGATCTCGCACGACCGGTATTTGCTCCGTTCGCTGGCCACGGTGACGATCGAGGTCGATGCCGGCACATGCACCCGCTATCCGGGCGACCTCGATTACTATTTGCGCGAACGCGAGGCGCGGTATGTCAATCTGCTCGCCGCCAAGGCGAATCAGGATCGCCGCCGCGAGCAGCTTGAACGGTTCGTCGAGCGTTTCAAGGCCACGAGTTCCAAGGCGTCCCAGGCGCAGAGCCGGGTGAAGCAGTTGGAGAAGATCGAGGAGATCCGCCTGCCCAAGCGGAGCCAGTCCGCCGGTTACCTGCGGATTGCGCCGGCACCCCACTGCGGCGCCGAAGTGGTGCGGCTGGAGGGGGTTTCC
It includes:
- a CDS encoding ABC-F family ATP-binding cassette domain-containing protein; its protein translation is MIEFKDISLRYGTQVVLDGVSFRIHAGERVGIVGPNGAGKSSLFQLILGARQPDGGVVTLEGKPAIGYVRQHLEPEDDAETLLEYALRGVPRLHDMEVELHRLAAAVDAAADEPERGRLLRRLGDMQSQFEHAGGYQLETRVKAALGGLGFAVPEFDRPFITFSGGWRMRAELARILASVPGLLLLDEPSNYLDLPAVEWLQRFLRSYEGTLLLISHDRYLLRSLATVTIEVDAGTCTRYPGDLDYYLREREARYVNLLAAKANQDRRREQLERFVERFKATSSKASQAQSRVKQLEKIEEIRLPKRSQSAGYLRIAPAPHCGAEVVRLEGVS